Part of the Leucoraja erinacea ecotype New England chromosome 15, Leri_hhj_1, whole genome shotgun sequence genome, ctgctctgtatcgctaaactaaactaaaaatattgaCCAGAAAAAGGTGCCCAAATGGTCATAAAGCATTAAACGGAAATTAAACTAACATATTGCATATGTTGGAACTCTTAAATGCGGGAGTGTATCCTGCAAACCAAATCAAATGGCACCTCATCTATGATGCTTCTTACACAACAATTAGTTCTCACCCCATCATTTATAgttttgcactctgtattttaCACTTTGTGTAGAAAGATGGTGTCGAACCCAGGCGATTATTTGCGTGCtaaccacagaagcagatctacaatcacatattacaatctctagtcctgcagcaacatttcttacactgtggacgcctcgattgtaatcatgtattgtctttccgctgactggttagcacgcaacaaaagcttttcaatgcaccttggtacacgtgacaataaactaaactgaactaatctcccctttgctctatctattgtacttgagtttaacgtCTGTACTTATGTACAGTATTCTCTGATCCGTTTGGATAggaagcaaaacaaagcttttcagtgtatctTAGTACACGTGGCAACAATAAACTTAATCCTTATCCTTTTACCCCAGAATTTAGTGGACAAACAATTAACGTCCAGGTGAATTTGTGACCATTGAGTAACGGGCTGGGAaatcactgctggtgcctctATTCTGACCATCGCATCGGACGCACGTGAAATGGCGTCACATCCTCCACAACGCAGCTCTGATCCACCTCTGGTTGAATGTGAAGGTTTGTTGAGAGATGGGATCACTGTAGATCAGTCAGAGAAACGGGCACCAAACCTGCAGAAGATCATCAACAAAATGTCAATTCAAGTGTCTCCATTAAGGCACCGCACACAAGCTTGGTCAGACTCTGTAATAATCATGGCATCCAACTCCACAACGCCCTGAAAGTGGCCGCACAAGTAGatcgagtggtgaagaaggcgtacGGTAAGATGAGGaaggaaagtgcagatgctggtttacaccgaggatggacacaaaagtctggggtgactcagcgggtcaggcagcatctctggagagaaggaataggtgacgtttggggtctgaagaagggtcttggtcctgaaatgtcacctattccttttctccagagatgctgcctgacccgctgaattactccagttttttgtgtctgtcaccgtatactatgcttgccttcataggtccaTGTATTGAGTATGTCATAGAGTCACGATGCAGCTTTATTGGACTTTGGTAATTTGGAGATCATTTGGAGTATCACATGTAGTTCAGGGCGTCCCATTGCtgtaaggatgtggaggctttggaaagggtgcagaggaagttcctggactagagggtattagctacaggagatgtgcggggcatgttttttttacacagagggctgtGTGCGCCCGGAACTTGCTGCCGtgagtggtggttgaggcacgATTGTGGCATTTGACAGACTTTTGGATTGGCCGATGGGTATACAGGGAATGGTGGCAGATAggatttggtcttggcatcgtgttctgcacagacacggtgggccgaagggcctgttcctgcgctgtactgtgtTACGTTCTATGTTCTAGTGAGGAATGGTTGAGGAAGGACCTTTCTCGCCCTTACCTCCTGGTCCTGGTATCTCCAGCCTAAGTAGAAGGGCGCAATTCACGAAGAGCGCTGAGATATTCTTTGTTGCCACGATCCCACCGCAAGGCCTTTTCATAGCATTCAACAGCTTCAGAATTCTCCCCGGCTTCTCGGTGAAGAAACCCCAGGATACCCCAGGCTCTGCTGTTGTACGGGTTCCTGTTAATTTGCCTTCTTGCAATCTGCTCCAACTTAGTGTAACAAATTTTCCCTTGTTTCGTGCCGCGCCGGATTTTAAGGCCTTCCATAAAATGGTGGATGGCGTTTGATTCAGATTTGGTGTGATTCAGTTCATATAATCCAAGCTGTAACTCTATTGCCTGCTTTTTATCTGGAGTAACATCCTCTAAACTCTGAAGGTCGTTGAATATCTCCACCGCCCTGTCTGATTCATCATTCATTaagcagatgctggcaaaatccAGCTTTGCAAATACATACGATGGCTCCAGTTCAAATGCCGTTCCAAAATGCTGCTTGCAATGCCTGATCAACTCAGCCTCCACGCTTGGGTCTGCAATGCCTTGATTTCTACGCAGAGCCATTAGCTTTTCTCTGTAACACATGCCCATTTGATGGTGCAAGAAGGAAGAGCGCGGAGTGAATTCTAAGGCTTTCTTCAACATCTCTATCGCTTTATCAACATTGCGCTCTGTTCTGTAAAACTTTGCTGCATAGCGGAGCACATATGGAGAATCTGGGCTTGTCCGCAACGCTTCTTCAACCAATTCATTCGCTTCTGCCTTTTGCTGGAACTCTTGGAGCCTGAGGGCcagcatcaccctggccacagatTCACCCGGATCGAGCTCCAGCACCCGTCTCAGCTGTTTCACCGACTGACTCACTTCGGGGTTTTCCGGGATCGCGGAAAATAATTCCAGACGGTACAGAGCGGTGGCGTAGCCCATGTTCCACTCCGTGTTGTCGGGATCTTCCTCCAGAGCCTTGGCGAAACATTCCTTCGCCTCCTCGTAGCACTGAGAGCGGGAGCTCAGCAAagaccaccccttctcccccaacACCTCGGGCACCATTGCCGTGACGTGCGGGCCCTGTGTGAGGGGGCCACACATCACCTCCAGCTTGTCGAGGTAGGACTGGGCCTCGCTGAGTTGCCCCATGTGGTAATGCAACCAGGCCCGGTTGCCATGGGTGACGATGCTCCTCCTCTCAAATCCATCCCCGTGGATCTCCCTCAGACGTCTCTCCGCCTCCTCTAAGTCACGGAGAGCTTCTTCGTAGTTGCCCTGCAGGTAGTTGATGTAAGCCAGCTGGTTGTGCGGCACGCCTTGGTGATTCCCGCCGATGATAATCGAATCCTGCAACCTCTGCTTCACATCGTCCAGGTCACTGTCGTCCATCTGTGGGCCCCACGTGAAGTGGCACTGAAGCTGGCCGAGCTTCACCAACAAGGACTCCCTCAGTGTGTCGCTGCAAGAGAGCACAAGGTGATCAATGGgacaacacacaaaaagctggagtagctcagtgggtcaggcataatcaaggatgagtcgcaccctggtcactccctctcctaCCTTCACCCAatgggcaagaggcacagaagtgtgaaaacgcacacctccagattcagggacagttccttccaagctgttatcaggcaattggtgaatactgtagcgagtcttttaacttacatttgaatgcaacatttacgctttaaattggattaggtatgaataaggttaagcTAAATTactttcctaattacattccacagtcgaACCAGTCtccgatcaacaggtgcagcacttGAATGACCTTagcatattcatgtatggaaatcagattataattcatgctgttatgcaaagATATAGAGAAAAAACCTATAGAAACGAGGCAAGAgttgtcggacttccatcactgttctgcacaaataaattaatcaaccttactctttgactgtagaaacaaaacaaaatcaatgaAATTAAGTTCtgcatgtaaaacatatatatggaaacaggcccttcggcccagcatgtccacaCTGaacagcaatctaccatacaccagttctatcctgcacgccagtgaccagtgatggaaatgggggggtacgcaggggtACGGCGTTCCCCTAGTTTTCAACTTCCTACTCAGGTTTACTGAGCACTGCAGAAAGATTCGAGCCGTTTCTCACTTCATTCAACTCAGatgaaaacgatttgttaactgccactgttagcacttgttaacagccagcagTTAAcggtagttatacaatgtgtcattgttacattgatccacattcctcagtaaatgtaattgtgtttaaacaccgtgttcctttgaataaaattcaagggagaatttcttaaactcaCTGTCAGGGCTACCGGACCGCGAGCACGGGCTCAGGTAAAGtcacgttattttattattccatGTTATTTTATTTGCCTCTCTGGCTCCGTGTCTCTCTGctgctctcccctcccccgctctcccctCTCCGCCCACTCTCCCCGCTCTCGAAAACTCGATGATGTATTTGTGGAGGTATTTTGGAGAAACGAGATGCATAAAATGTCAGGGTTCAGGTATACAAACCTTCAAAAGCAAATGATATGCTACATTTTCAAATGGGAAATAATGCTTAAGAGGCCAATAGAAAATTTGTATAAATCATTGGTTGTGCATTGAATAATGTGTTCAATTTTTCTGGAACGATATGTCCTTTagctaacaaaaataatgaataattagTCTGAGTTTGTCAATTAGTTAATGGTGCAGTAACGCTTGGCTAGCAGTCACCGTTGAATGGTATTTGATAAACTAGTTAAGAGGGAGAAAGATGAGTCGGAAAACAAGGCTCTAAATTTAAGTAAACTTTGGGAAAGTGAGGCAGAAGAGTAGACTATGCAGAGCATTGACAAACAATGTGAAATGTTCCAAGATCTTCTTGGTAATAGACCTgtacattttgaattgaattgaaattatttgtcattcaaaaatgaaagaaaagaaaTGAATGTTATCCCTCACAACTAAGTTCAGGTTGACAGtaacatggataagggagagccagtggatgtagtgtacctggactttcagaaagcctttggtaaggtcccacacagtgggcaaaatcagagcacatggtgttggggatagggtattgacatggatagaaattggttgcagacaggaaacaaagagtaggaattaacagttccctttcagaatggcagatagtgactagtgcggtgcctcaaggctcggtgctgggaccgcagctattcacaatatatattaatgatttagatgaaggaattaaaagtaacattagcaaatttgcagatgacacaaagctggacggcagcgtgaactgtgaagaggatgttatgaggatgcagggtgacgtggataggttgggtgagtgggaagatgcatggtagatgcagtataatgtggataaatgtgaggttatccactttagtggcaagaacaagaggcagattatcatctgaatggcaggtagatacaaaatgctggagtaactcagcaggtcaggcagcatctctggagcaaaggaattccccccccccccccccccccgtctctcccccccccccccccccccccttgggaaTGTGGGCCagcccaggtgctctgtgtccagctgtggtccgggggaggtgaggatcAGTGACACGGGGGTCGGGCACCGGAGCGgtgccttagcccgagattcatctcCGGAGGTGGCACCGATGCCCCCACtaacccggtccgctcctggctccgtgCAGGGGTTAAaattccatggggtgtggacagagcggccgacggacacagagccgccggaggtgagggtgggaggtgtgagcggtgcctcaggggtcgatgctgggaccaccgccgtgcCTCACTTATCACACCACCTGCACGGGaacgtgtagtttagtttagcgtctAAACCCCTTCACgggccggtagtttgacacccctgctttaAACTGATGCCCTATAGTTCTGGAATCACATTTCccaccttatatattcccctcatggtttttactcatctctaaaacaatttctgctttattttgaatttccagcacctgcagattttggttccatgaatgtcaaatggaatAATTAGACTGCAGTTACATTGCCATTTAAACagtgtgcgatgggcttaagacaatcaaattgctcgttctttacgggaaacccgccgacagaaaactattctcattggtgagtgcggAGGAGATCTGGAAACCTTGGGCGAATTGAAATGATCGTGACTTTCTTtattgaatctttttttttaatctatattactaaaactctgttcttgaccggttttggctttctgtgctgcggttccCGAGtatatgccgccacctacggctgtcatttttggccacctcgctcagagcccccctccgccgcatgtgtgctgaggatttttcccgtcgatgaaaattgacagagatattaatgtttttacaacattccccattctctctgctgcacctgctggagggagggggagggactataaaaccaggaagtggtgtgcctcaatcagtctctgcaagtggtgtgcctcaatcagtctctgcaagtggtgtgcctcaatcagagctttgaatgacactgacaaatgtctacagcactgtgagtacccttaatttggtttgaaaatgaaaatatggttagagattaaaaaaaagcactgcctgcaaatggttgtttaggttgaagtaaaaaggcactctctctccccccctccctctccttccgcccccctccctctcctctcccccccccccccatctttcctctctccccgtctcctctGCCCCCCtatcctctgccccccctctcctctgcccccccctccctctgcccccccctccctgcccccccccctcccctcaccctcccccctctgcccccccctcctctccccccctccctcccctcccccccccggactgactctggactctggtcccgtccactctcccccccccaccctccctctcccccctccctccccctcctctccccccccccctcccttccctccctcccccccctcccctcccttcccccccccccctctccccccccctctccccccctcccccctttctctccccctctccctttccccccccccctcctcccccccccctcccctcccccctccccccccttccccctccccccccctccccccccccctccccccccccccccccctctccctctccccctcctcccctccctctcgtcCTCTCTCTATCCGTCTCtccgccctcccccctctccacccttttctccactagctctctcctctcttcctctcaccttccttccctctctccccccctctccccccctctcccctcccccccccctcccccctacccccccttcccccccccccccccccccccccccccccccccctctccccccccctcccccccccccccccccccccccccccaccctccccccccccctcccccccaccccccctacccccctccctccccccccacctcctctcccccccctcatctctctccccccccctctctcaccccccctcccctcatctccccctctctcctcctctcctctccccccctcctccccccctct contains:
- the LOC129704267 gene encoding interferon-induced protein with tetratricopeptide repeats 5-like, with protein sequence MWTQPTQWTIKTPHTVSGPASYWKDDGILNSSMSDTLRESLLVKLGQLQCHFTWGPQMDDSDLDDVKQRLQDSIIIGGNHQGVPHNQLAYINYLQGNYEEALRDLEEAERRLREIHGDGFERRSIVTHGNRAWLHYHMGQLSEAQSYLDKLEVMCGPLTQGPHVTAMVPEVLGEKGWSLLSSRSQCYEEAKECFAKALEEDPDNTEWNMGYATALYRLELFSAIPENPEVSQSVKQLRRVLELDPGESVARVMLALRLQEFQQKAEANELVEEALRTSPDSPYVLRYAAKFYRTERNVDKAIEMLKKALEFTPRSSFLHHQMGMCYREKLMALRRNQGIADPSVEAELIRHCKQHFGTAFELEPSYVFAKLDFASICLMNDESDRAVEIFNDLQSLEDVTPDKKQAIELQLGLYELNHTKSESNAIHHFMEGLKIRRGTKQGKICYTKLEQIARRQINRNPYNSRAWGILGFLHREAGENSEAVECYEKALRWDRGNKEYLSALRELRPST